Below is a window of Streptomyces sp. ITFR-16 DNA.
GTGCGGGGGCCGGGCGGGGAGAGGGAGGGGCACGCCGCGACGGCGGCGGGCGTCAGGGAACCGGTGAGGTGTCAGCCCTGACAGGGACAGGGACGGCGCGTGGCGGCCGTACACAGGGCGCTGCTGACGCGCTGCAGGTCGACGGAGCGGTCCGCGCACAGCAGGACGCAGCCGCGGGGCCGTGTGGCCGTCCGGTCGGCTGCGTGCATCGCGTTCACCGTCACCATTCCGCCCCGCGGGGCCCGGCACGAGGGGCGTTGCGCCGACACTCGTGATCGTGCTGTTCTGCGCCGGAGGCTAGGCCCGGCCCGAATTGATGTCAACGCGGGTGTCCACCAGTCGAGACAGCTCGTACCGCATCCTTGACGGCGCCCCCGGACGCACCGAAGACTGAGGGGGACGGTCACGATTGTCAGCGCCGCACGGACGGGTTCGCCCGGCCGTGAGGTCATCGGCCCCGGCCCGCTGACAGGCAACCCTTCCACCGCGATGGGGTGCCCCGGGTGACGACCGGGTCCCGTCGGTGCGACGGGACAAGCGCGGTCTCGCGTCTCGCGAGCCCCGACGGCAGGACCGGTGGGAATTGCCCAGGATCGGTTTGACGAGGCGTCTGCACATCGATCTGCTGCGCGTCTCCAGCGCTTACTAGGGACCGTCGGCGGACGGACGCGTCCCGGACCCGTCGACCCGGGCCCGTACGCGTTCGACCGGACCGGACCGGTACGCAGGCGCAGTCGCTCCGCATCCGGCCACCGGTGCCCACGAGGCGGCGGTGGCTTCGTCGTTCCCCCAGGGATCCCCATAGGGAGAGTCATGCCCGAGACAGCATCGCGCGGTTCCAGCACGGCCCATTCCGGCACGGCGCGTTCCAGCACGGCCCATTCCTTCCACAGCCGGATCGGCGTAGGCCTCGCCGGCGGCTTCTATCCGGCCCCGCACCGCTACGAGTTGTTCCTCTCGGCGGGCTGTCCGCGCTCGCTGCGCATCTCCATCACGCTCTGCCTGCTCGGCCTGAACGACTCCGTCGCCACCACGCTCCTGACCCGCCCGGCCGAGACGCCCGAAGGCTTCGCCGCGCTGCGCCGGGCGTACGAGGCCACGGTGCACCACTACGACGGGCCGCTGACCTCCCCCGCACTGTGCGACCGGTGGAGCGGACGCATCGTCAGCAACCGAACCCCCGACATCCTGCGCGACCTGGCGGGGCTGCTGTCCGGCCACGACGAGGCCCGCCCCTCCGCCCTGCACCCCTCGGCGCTCGCCCCGGACATCGAGGAACTGCGCGATCTCCTGGAGCGGAGCGTCACCCCGTCCGCCCGGCCCGCCGCGCGGACGGCGGCTCTCGACCTGCTGGAGCGTCGGCTTCCGCTGCGTCCCTATGCGCTGGGCGCGGAGCTCACGGCCGCCGACGTGGACCTGTGGGTGGCGCTGACCCAGCCGGGGGCGGCCGGCTCGCTGTGCGCCCATCCCCGTCTCCAGGACTTCGTGCGCCGTCTCGGCGGCCATCCCGCCTTCCCGTGCGCGCGGGACGCGGTGACCGACGCGGCGTGAGCCGCCGCGCTCAGCCGTGGGGGACGGCCCCGGGTGCGGGGCCGTCCGGCCCGTCTCCCGACGGGTAGCGGACGAAGAGGATGCCCTGCGCCTCGCCGTCGGGTGCGCTGTAGACATGGGGCTCGTCGGCCCGCCAGTGCGCGCTCGCCCCGGGGCCGGCCGTCGTGGTGCCGCCCGGCGGGCCGACGACGGCGGTGCCGGCCAGGACCATCAGGCTCTCCCGCGTGCCCGGGACATGCGCCCGGGACTCCTGGACGGCGCCCGCCCGGATGCTGACGCGGAACACGTCGGTGACCGCGGACTCGTCCTCGTACCGCTCCAGCAGGACGGCGGTGACGGCGCTGCCGGAGACGCCGGCCGCCGCCGGGCCCGAGGGCCCCGTCGGCGCGTCGCTCAGTACGGCGCTGAGCGGCAGGCCGAGCGCGGTGGTCAGCGCGTACAGGGTCTCCAGGGTGGGGTTGCGGGTCCCGCTCTCCAGCTCCGAGAGCGTGCCCTTGCCCACGCGGGAGCGCCGGGCCAGCTCCGACAGGGACAGGTCACGTGCGCGCCGCAGGGCACGCAGCCTGCGCCCGACGTCCTCGTTGAGTCCCATCCGCGTCCGCTCCGCTGTCGTGGTTGACGGGCGGCGGCCCGCCTCTCTAGTGTTCCACAAACAGAACGTTCCGTATACGGAACACCGCTCGGCAGAGAAGTGGCTCACCCATGTTCGCGATCACCCGTCTGCGTGCGGCCGCGCCGCCCTCCGCCGTGGTCGCCGGGCTGATCGCCGTCATGGTCGGGGTCACCAGCTCGGCCGCGCTGGTCTTCACCGCGGCGAAGGCCGCGGGGGCGGACTCGCGCGAGCTCTCCTCCTGGATGCTCGCGCTCGGCGTCGGCCTGGCCTGCACCTGCGTCGGGCTGTCGCTGCGCTTCCGGGCCCCCGTGGTCACCGCGTGGTCGACGCCCGGGGCCGCGCTCCTGACGACGGGTCTGAGCGGGGTCTCCATGGCCCAGGCGGTCGGGGCGTTCGTGTTCAGCGGGCTGCTCATTCTGGTGAGCGGGGTGACGGGGTGGTTCAGCCGGCTGATGGGACGGATCCCCGTACCGCTGGCCGCCGCCCTGCTGGCCGGTGTGCTGCTGCGCTTCGGCACCGGGCTGTTCAGCACGATGCACCACAGCTTCGCGGTGGCCTTCCCGATGTTCGTGCTCTATCTGCTGGGGCGGCGCCTGCTGCCCCGGTACGCGGTCCTGCTGGCGCTCGCCGCAGGCGTGGTGGCCACCGTGTTCACCGGCGGCTGGCAGCCGGACCGGGTGCACCTCTCCCTGGCCACACCGGTCTTCACCACGCCGGAGTTCGACTGGAAGGTCCTCGTCAGCGTCGGCGCTCCCCTGTTCGTCGTCACGATGGCCTCGCAGAACCTGCCCGGCGTCGCCGTGCTGCGCGGCTCCGGCTACGACGTGCCGGTGTCCCCGCTGATGACCTGGACCGGCGCGGCCAACGCCGTACTCGCCCCGTTCGGCGCGTTCGGCCTCAACCTCGCCGCGATCACGGCCGCCATCTGCACCGGCGAGGAGGCCCACCCCGACCGCGAGAAGCGCTATCTGGCGGCCGTGTGGGCGGGCGTCTTCTACCTCTGCGTGGGGCTTCTCGGCGCGACCGTCGCCTCGCTCCTGACCGCGATGCCGCAGGAACTCGTCCTGGCCGTCGCCGGAATCGGGCTGCTCGCCACGATCGAGTCGTCACTGACCACCGCGCTGGCCGACAAGGCGTCACGGGAGGCGGCCGTGGTCACCTTCCTCGCCACCGCGTCCGGTGTGACACTGCTGGGCATCGGTTCCGCGTTCTGGGGACTGCTGGCCGGCCTGGTCACGAGCGCGGTCGCCACCGTCGGGCGCACCCGCCGCACCGAGCCGGCGCCCGAGCCGCGGCCGGGTGAACTGCCGGATGAACTCCCCGTCCGCTGAGCCCTGCCAGCCCCTGTCCCGTCCGTGGGACGGGGTTGCCGCACACCTGGCGAGCAGGGTGGGATGGACTCCATGCAGAAAGCGGTTTCGCACCCCTCCGCCGAACCCCTGGCGTCCTTCGACCACCTGGACCACCGCTACCGAGGCGAGAACCCGGTCCGCACCCTGGGGCACCTCCTGCGTCCCGACCGGGGGCGCCTGGCCCTCGCGGCCGTCATCTTCGTCGTCAAGCACAGCCCCATATGGCTGCTTCCGCTGATCACCGCCACCGTCCTGGACGTGGTGGTGGAGCACGGCCCGGAGTCCGGGCTGTGGAAGGCCACCGGCCTCCTCCTGTTCATCCTCGTCATCAACTATCCGCTCCACCAGTGGTACGTACGGTGCCTCGGCGGCAGCATCCGCCGGATGGGCACCACCCTGCGCTCGGCGCTGTGCCGCCGGATGCAGCAGCTGTCCATCGGCTATCACGCGCGGGTCAGTTCGAGCGTGCTCCAGGCCAAGGTGATCCGGGACGTCGAGTCGGTCGAGCAGATGATGCAGCAGAGCGCCGACATGGGCCTCGGCGCCGTCGTGACCCTGGTCGGCGGGCTCGTCGTCATCGGGGTGCGCGTGCCCGCGTTCCTGCCCGTCTTCCTGGTCGTCGTGCCCGCCGCCGGATTCCTCGTGATGAAGCTGCGGGCCCGGCTGCGCAGCCACAACGAGTCCTTCCGCCGCGAGGTCGAGCAGCTCTCCTCCCGCGTCGGCGAGATGACGACGCTCATCCCCATCACTCGCGCCCACGGCCTGGAGCGCACCGCGCTGGGCCGGGTCGACGGCTCGCTGCGCCAGGTGTTCGCGGCCGGGCTGCGCCTGGACATGGTCAACGGCCGCTTCGGATCGCTGGCCTGGGTCATCCTCAACACCCTCGGGGTGCTGTGCCTGACGGGCTCCGCCCTGGTCGCGTACCACGGCTGGATGCCCGTCACCCCCGGCGACGTGGTGATGCTCAGCGCCTTCTTCACCGTGCTGACCGGCTCGGTCACCACCCTGCTGGGGCTCGCACCCGTGCTCACCAAGGGGCTGGAGTCGGTGCGTTCGGCGGGCGAGGTGCTCCAGGCGCCCGACCTGGAACAGAACGCCGGCAAGGCACAGGTCGACCGTGTCACCGGCCGTATCGACTTCGAGGACGTCGGCTTCGCGTACGACGACGCGGAGCCGGCGGTCGACGGGTTCACCCTCTCCGCACGGCCGGGTGAGACGATCGCGCTCGTCGGCGCGTCGGGCGCGGGCAAGTCGACCGTCCTCAACCTGCTGATCGGCTTCATCCGGCCGAGCTCGGGCCGCATCCTGCTCGACGGCACCGACATGGCCGGGCTCGATCTGCGCAGCTACCGGCGCTTCCTGTCCGTGGTGCCCCAGGAGTCGATCCTGTTCGAGGGCAGCATCCGGGACAACGTGACGTACGGGATGAAGGACACCGACGAGGCCACGCTGCTGCGGGCCCTGGAGGACGCCAACGCGATGGAGTTCGTCGCCGGTCTGCCGCACGGGCTGGACACGGTCGTCGGCGAGCGGGGCGCGCGGCTGTCGGGCGGCCAGAAGCAGCGGCTCGCCATCGCCCGGGCGCTGATCCGCGATCCCCGGGTGCTGGTGCTCGACGAGGCCACCTCGGCGCTCGACAACCGTTCCGAGGCCCTGGTGCAGGAGGCCCTGTCCCGCCTCGTGCACGGGCGGACCGTCTTCGTCGTGGCCCACCGGCTCTCCACGATCCAGGGTGCCGACCGCATCGTGGCGATGGAGGGCGGCCGGATCGCGGAGGTGGGCACGCACGACGCACTGCTGGGCCGCGACGGGGTGTACGCGGGCCTGCAGCCCGCGTTCCCCTGACGGGCCGGCGCCGTTCACGCCGTCACCAGTCGTGGACGGTGCCGTCCCGGAGCCGGTTGACGGGCAGATAGGCCTGCTCGTACGGGTGCGCCGCCGCCAATTCCTCGTCGAGTTCGACCCCGATGCCCGGCGCCTCACCGGGGTGCAGGAAGCCGTCGGTGAAGGTGTACGCGTGCCGGAACACCTCCTTCGTGAGCGCGTTGTGGCCGGAGTACTCCTGGATGCCGAAGTTGTGCACGGCGAGGTCGAGATG
It encodes the following:
- a CDS encoding putative leader peptide, translating into MRRDKRGLASREPRRQDRWELPRIGLTRRLHIDLLRVSSAY
- a CDS encoding cell envelope biogenesis protein OmpA encodes the protein MPETASRGSSTAHSGTARSSTAHSFHSRIGVGLAGGFYPAPHRYELFLSAGCPRSLRISITLCLLGLNDSVATTLLTRPAETPEGFAALRRAYEATVHHYDGPLTSPALCDRWSGRIVSNRTPDILRDLAGLLSGHDEARPSALHPSALAPDIEELRDLLERSVTPSARPAARTAALDLLERRLPLRPYALGAELTAADVDLWVALTQPGAAGSLCAHPRLQDFVRRLGGHPAFPCARDAVTDAA
- a CDS encoding helix-turn-helix domain-containing protein, translating into MGLNEDVGRRLRALRRARDLSLSELARRSRVGKGTLSELESGTRNPTLETLYALTTALGLPLSAVLSDAPTGPSGPAAAGVSGSAVTAVLLERYEDESAVTDVFRVSIRAGAVQESRAHVPGTRESLMVLAGTAVVGPPGGTTTAGPGASAHWRADEPHVYSAPDGEAQGILFVRYPSGDGPDGPAPGAVPHG
- a CDS encoding benzoate/H(+) symporter BenE family transporter gives rise to the protein MFAITRLRAAAPPSAVVAGLIAVMVGVTSSAALVFTAAKAAGADSRELSSWMLALGVGLACTCVGLSLRFRAPVVTAWSTPGAALLTTGLSGVSMAQAVGAFVFSGLLILVSGVTGWFSRLMGRIPVPLAAALLAGVLLRFGTGLFSTMHHSFAVAFPMFVLYLLGRRLLPRYAVLLALAAGVVATVFTGGWQPDRVHLSLATPVFTTPEFDWKVLVSVGAPLFVVTMASQNLPGVAVLRGSGYDVPVSPLMTWTGAANAVLAPFGAFGLNLAAITAAICTGEEAHPDREKRYLAAVWAGVFYLCVGLLGATVASLLTAMPQELVLAVAGIGLLATIESSLTTALADKASREAAVVTFLATASGVTLLGIGSAFWGLLAGLVTSAVATVGRTRRTEPAPEPRPGELPDELPVR
- a CDS encoding ABC transporter ATP-binding protein, which gives rise to MQKAVSHPSAEPLASFDHLDHRYRGENPVRTLGHLLRPDRGRLALAAVIFVVKHSPIWLLPLITATVLDVVVEHGPESGLWKATGLLLFILVINYPLHQWYVRCLGGSIRRMGTTLRSALCRRMQQLSIGYHARVSSSVLQAKVIRDVESVEQMMQQSADMGLGAVVTLVGGLVVIGVRVPAFLPVFLVVVPAAGFLVMKLRARLRSHNESFRREVEQLSSRVGEMTTLIPITRAHGLERTALGRVDGSLRQVFAAGLRLDMVNGRFGSLAWVILNTLGVLCLTGSALVAYHGWMPVTPGDVVMLSAFFTVLTGSVTTLLGLAPVLTKGLESVRSAGEVLQAPDLEQNAGKAQVDRVTGRIDFEDVGFAYDDAEPAVDGFTLSARPGETIALVGASGAGKSTVLNLLIGFIRPSSGRILLDGTDMAGLDLRSYRRFLSVVPQESILFEGSIRDNVTYGMKDTDEATLLRALEDANAMEFVAGLPHGLDTVVGERGARLSGGQKQRLAIARALIRDPRVLVLDEATSALDNRSEALVQEALSRLVHGRTVFVVAHRLSTIQGADRIVAMEGGRIAEVGTHDALLGRDGVYAGLQPAFP